From a single Candidatus Poribacteria bacterium genomic region:
- a CDS encoding ARMT1-like domain-containing protein yields MKTHLLENLLGCNIEDTLAAISADTTALENLLSTLPADTLEHQLTPQWVVLAAGKGTRIDPTGRLSKTLDITFGEQNTLQHARRYLPGSRSDIVVINSQMASRIENNESAEQLLGPNATFCIQEEMNGTGGALQAALPALRDSDAEWIGVAFGDEPFLEREIFAQTLLSHFLSGADVTLCGKIPETVEDKGGLFFDAEGRLTRTKEWYDMTEAEKQEMWDRWHNGEAYTNTGITLIRKSVLLERIHRLEPHANRNDELHHVDLIRHCYEDGLKTNAFIYRGEVLSGVNRWSNVLSGEAALYAQVRESLARKGVRVDPNAQITLAGDDIEIGTACYFIGRVHLGEQVQVGDYCRLENVTLLGATRVGNAVGLQDVSANDTTFEPNPLPETLAAPVRGLATGSTIKNATFDAACIGTDVQLSGIVARGTVIPSSVVLTDRTLGVPPAQVPPAVPKPLFDQIVPSDYIPGVFTFGEKKELPDWENLRQHVQSHSAAELIPRATRDPQLQQTTCDAVKTLLDLRRANSDYLIESLTPEELWGSIFELVALHTGNPNPYHHDKLKARQTALDLLPEFWDNNWLTRLKLVVAGNIIDYSSERVVKKLKANPDYFSEALRAAVETRFTIDCYEAFREKVLEGTPQHILWLADNDGEVIFDIAFIQDLVVSGHQISVVGKADNASNDATVADLHTIINYPQFQELQAALRDGTLQLLSSGAVTIGSNLYQATPEFINALSGADLVISKGQGNFYTTPGWGKDTFYLLLSKGLTAERSTGVVADRNLPIDGMILAYVPAGTKRDAPLLDICREWTTES; encoded by the coding sequence ATGAAAACACACCTCCTTGAAAACCTCCTCGGTTGTAATATAGAAGATACACTTGCTGCGATTTCAGCAGATACTACTGCACTTGAAAATCTCCTTTCCACACTTCCCGCAGACACACTTGAACACCAACTCACACCGCAATGGGTAGTCCTCGCTGCTGGTAAAGGCACGCGGATTGATCCCACGGGACGTTTGAGCAAAACGTTGGACATCACCTTCGGGGAACAGAACACGCTCCAACACGCACGACGTTACTTGCCCGGCAGTCGTTCTGATATTGTTGTCATCAATTCACAGATGGCATCGCGTATTGAGAACAACGAATCTGCAGAGCAGTTGTTAGGTCCCAATGCTACTTTTTGTATTCAAGAAGAGATGAACGGCACGGGTGGCGCGCTGCAAGCAGCTCTTCCAGCACTTCGAGACTCCGACGCTGAGTGGATCGGGGTAGCGTTCGGTGACGAACCCTTTTTGGAGCGCGAGATTTTCGCACAGACACTGCTCTCACATTTTCTCTCCGGTGCGGATGTTACACTCTGCGGCAAAATCCCTGAAACTGTTGAGGATAAGGGCGGACTTTTCTTTGATGCTGAAGGCAGACTCACACGGACCAAAGAGTGGTACGATATGACAGAAGCCGAAAAACAGGAGATGTGGGACCGCTGGCACAATGGTGAAGCATATACTAACACAGGTATCACACTTATTCGGAAAAGTGTGTTGTTAGAACGGATACATCGGTTGGAACCCCACGCAAATCGGAACGACGAACTCCACCACGTCGATCTCATTCGCCACTGTTACGAAGACGGGCTGAAAACGAACGCCTTTATCTATCGCGGCGAAGTATTGTCTGGCGTGAACCGCTGGTCGAATGTTTTATCGGGCGAAGCAGCACTGTATGCACAGGTTCGGGAATCCCTGGCGCGAAAAGGCGTTCGCGTCGATCCGAATGCCCAGATAACATTGGCAGGTGATGATATTGAGATCGGTACGGCGTGCTATTTTATCGGTAGGGTGCATCTCGGTGAACAGGTGCAGGTTGGCGACTATTGTAGACTTGAAAACGTTACGTTGCTGGGTGCAACAAGGGTAGGAAACGCTGTCGGATTGCAGGATGTCTCCGCGAACGATACGACCTTTGAACCAAACCCACTCCCAGAAACACTGGCAGCACCCGTACGTGGACTCGCGACAGGCAGCACGATCAAAAACGCTACATTCGATGCAGCGTGCATCGGCACGGATGTTCAACTTTCGGGAATTGTGGCGCGCGGAACCGTAATTCCGTCCAGTGTCGTTCTGACGGATCGGACGCTCGGTGTCCCACCCGCACAAGTCCCGCCTGCTGTACCAAAGCCACTATTCGATCAGATTGTGCCGTCGGATTACATTCCTGGGGTCTTCACTTTCGGAGAAAAGAAGGAATTACCGGATTGGGAGAACCTCCGGCAACACGTACAATCGCATAGTGCTGCGGAACTCATTCCGCGTGCGACGCGCGATCCGCAGTTACAGCAGACGACTTGCGATGCTGTAAAGACCCTCTTGGATCTGCGACGCGCAAACTCTGATTACCTCATTGAATCGCTCACACCAGAAGAACTCTGGGGAAGTATCTTCGAGTTGGTAGCACTCCATACCGGCAATCCGAATCCATATCATCATGATAAACTCAAAGCGCGGCAGACTGCGCTCGACCTACTGCCGGAGTTTTGGGATAATAATTGGCTGACACGTCTAAAACTGGTTGTCGCTGGAAATATCATCGACTATAGCAGCGAGCGAGTTGTTAAAAAATTAAAAGCGAATCCCGATTACTTTTCTGAAGCTCTACGCGCAGCGGTCGAAACCCGTTTCACTATTGACTGTTACGAAGCATTCCGCGAAAAAGTGCTTGAAGGGACACCGCAGCACATTCTCTGGCTCGCTGATAATGACGGAGAAGTAATATTTGACATCGCTTTCATTCAGGATCTTGTCGTGTCTGGACACCAGATCTCTGTTGTTGGGAAAGCAGACAACGCCAGTAACGACGCGACGGTGGCAGACCTGCATACAATCATCAACTATCCACAATTTCAGGAACTTCAGGCAGCCCTTCGCGACGGTACGCTCCAACTGCTGTCGTCAGGTGCGGTAACGATCGGGAGCAATCTCTATCAGGCGACTCCAGAATTCATTAACGCCCTGTCAGGAGCAGATCTTGTTATTTCAAAAGGACAGGGGAATTTCTATACCACACCGGGATGGGGAAAGGATACCTTCTATCTTCTACTTTCCAAGGGTTTGACAGCAGAACGGAGTACCGGTGTTGTGGCGGATCGGAATTTGCCGATTGATGGGATGATTTTGGCTTATGTGCCAGCAGGCACAAAACGGGACGCGCCTTTGTTGGATATTTGTCGGGAATGGACGACGGAAAGCTAA
- a CDS encoding molybdopterin-dependent oxidoreductase, with amino-acid sequence MKRRRFIKLSAISAAGMVLPLQLEGNAAAKPLLKPSTLITPNADFYILQIGNPAVLDAKNWRMAITGLIEKQPLSLGLADITAMEAAEAMRTLKCIGDPIGTEQMSNANWKGVRLRDLLEKVEPKPEAKVVVFRCADRYHTAIPLEDAMGEETLLAYEMNGVPLPTEHGFPIRLLNPGHYGTKNPKWIVNIHLAKAHESYWEKQGWDPIANVKLGTMIGTPSEGEEIIGGKVYTVSGAAFDAGNHGGIKKVEVSVDFGQTWQEAEIWAKDTPLAWVLWKWDWHVPAEANPVEIYARATANSGLIQDEIGIEVEPVGAIPYHMIDAKIVEP; translated from the coding sequence ATGAAAAGACGCAGGTTCATAAAACTGAGCGCGATTAGTGCCGCAGGGATGGTACTCCCCCTTCAATTGGAAGGAAACGCAGCAGCGAAACCGCTCCTTAAACCGAGTACGCTGATTACTCCCAACGCTGACTTCTATATTTTGCAGATCGGTAACCCTGCCGTCCTTGACGCGAAGAATTGGCGGATGGCAATCACTGGCTTAATCGAGAAACAGCCGCTCTCCTTAGGACTTGCGGATATCACAGCGATGGAAGCCGCTGAGGCGATGCGGACTTTGAAATGTATCGGTGACCCGATTGGCACGGAACAGATGAGCAATGCGAATTGGAAAGGTGTTCGGCTTCGGGACCTGCTTGAGAAAGTCGAACCCAAACCCGAAGCAAAAGTGGTTGTTTTCCGTTGTGCGGATCGGTATCATACAGCAATTCCACTCGAAGATGCGATGGGCGAAGAGACGCTCCTCGCCTACGAAATGAATGGGGTACCACTTCCCACGGAACACGGCTTTCCTATCCGACTCCTTAATCCGGGACACTACGGCACGAAAAACCCGAAATGGATAGTGAATATCCACTTGGCGAAAGCGCATGAAAGTTATTGGGAGAAACAGGGCTGGGATCCGATTGCGAATGTGAAACTCGGTACAATGATTGGGACTCCGAGTGAGGGTGAGGAAATCATTGGCGGCAAGGTTTACACAGTCAGCGGCGCGGCGTTTGATGCGGGCAACCACGGCGGTATCAAGAAGGTAGAAGTCAGCGTTGATTTCGGACAAACATGGCAAGAGGCAGAAATTTGGGCGAAGGATACACCACTGGCGTGGGTACTCTGGAAATGGGATTGGCACGTCCCAGCGGAAGCGAATCCCGTCGAAATCTATGCAAGAGCCACTGCGAATAGCGGTCTCATACAAGACGAAATCGGTATTGAAGTGGAACCAGTTGGTGCGATACCTTACCACATGATTGATGCGAAGATTGTAGAACCCTAA
- a CDS encoding sulfatase-like hydrolase/transferase, which yields MAKQPNILLLMTDQQRFDTIGALGNPIIQTPALDRIVRDGTSFTSTYCPSPVCVASRCSFLLGQWPHQTGCTSNSAMPQDRVSVMELLNDAGYQTHGIGKMHFTPQGRKMWGFETRDYSEEGPGPDDFTVSLVENGYDHVVAPHGERSEYYYIPQPSQLPGRLHHTQWVGDRTLEFFSQRDTDRPFLCWSSFIKPHPPFESPVPWNRLYRTVEMPLPFLPADYEHLHTYWNRHQNRYKYRDQGRDMNLLRTMRAAYYAAISFIDYQVGRILDYLESEGELDNTLILYTSDHGELLGDYDCYGKRAFLDAAARIPLLVRYPERFETGAQCDTPVSLVDVLPTCLGAAGLPSQTDRSGTDLAALATGNAQRDTIIGQLGQENTGLYMLLTSDYKYIYSAADRQEWLFKRMQGRLDERNLGGNPGYGRVLNAYRKRLIEWLRDDGYEVPLDGNRWRDFPPPVEPENPDAGQLFQDGRSVSDQFPPGYSPSVDTLRN from the coding sequence ATGGCAAAACAACCGAATATTCTTCTTCTCATGACAGATCAGCAGCGTTTTGATACTATCGGTGCACTCGGCAATCCTATTATTCAGACCCCGGCGTTGGACCGAATTGTGCGAGACGGTACAAGTTTCACTTCAACCTATTGTCCGTCGCCTGTATGTGTTGCATCGCGCTGTAGTTTCCTACTTGGACAATGGCCGCATCAGACAGGCTGCACAAGCAATTCCGCAATGCCCCAAGATCGTGTCTCAGTAATGGAGCTGCTCAACGATGCAGGCTATCAGACACACGGGATCGGCAAGATGCACTTCACGCCGCAAGGGCGTAAAATGTGGGGATTTGAGACGCGAGACTATTCCGAAGAGGGTCCCGGTCCTGACGATTTCACGGTTTCTCTGGTTGAAAACGGTTATGACCACGTTGTGGCACCGCACGGTGAGCGGAGTGAATACTATTATATCCCGCAGCCCTCACAACTCCCCGGGCGGTTACATCATACGCAGTGGGTAGGCGATAGAACGCTTGAATTCTTCTCACAGCGCGATACCGACCGCCCATTTTTGTGTTGGAGCAGTTTTATTAAGCCGCATCCACCGTTTGAATCACCAGTGCCGTGGAACAGGCTCTACCGAACCGTGGAGATGCCGTTACCGTTTCTGCCAGCAGATTACGAGCACCTGCATACCTACTGGAACCGCCATCAAAATCGTTACAAATACCGCGACCAAGGACGAGATATGAATCTCCTTCGGACAATGCGTGCCGCTTACTATGCAGCCATCTCTTTCATCGATTATCAGGTCGGGCGCATCCTTGACTACCTTGAATCGGAAGGCGAATTGGACAACACGTTAATCCTTTACACTTCCGACCACGGCGAATTGCTCGGCGATTATGACTGCTACGGTAAACGCGCCTTCCTTGATGCGGCTGCTCGGATTCCGTTGCTTGTCCGTTATCCTGAACGTTTTGAGACAGGCGCGCAGTGTGACACACCAGTGAGTCTTGTTGATGTGCTACCGACCTGTCTCGGTGCAGCGGGTTTGCCATCACAGACGGATCGCAGCGGAACGGATCTCGCGGCACTTGCTACCGGAAATGCGCAACGGGATACGATTATCGGTCAACTCGGACAGGAAAATACAGGCCTCTATATGCTCCTAACCAGCGACTACAAATACATCTACTCTGCTGCTGATCGGCAGGAATGGCTTTTCAAGCGTATGCAAGGCAGACTTGACGAGCGGAACCTCGGGGGTAATCCTGGGTATGGCAGGGTGCTGAACGCTTATCGAAAACGTTTGATTGAATGGCTCCGCGACGACGGCTATGAAGTTCCTCTTGACGGTAATAGATGGCGAGACTTCCCGCCACCCGTTGAACCTGAGAATCCGGACGCTGGGCAACTCTTCCAAGATGGACGTTCTGTGAGCGATCAGTTTCCACCGGGGTATTCACCGAGTGTGGACACACTTAGAAATTGA